DNA from Nitrospina gracilis Nb-211:
CCGTCACCGTGTTGCCGAAGTGCTCGGACAGGTGCATGCCGGTGACGCAAAGGGCGAGGTCGAGTTCCGGATCGTGATGGATGCGTTCGAGGGTGGCGCGGAGCAGGCCGAAGTCGGCACGGGTGCCGGTGACGTAGAGAATCTTCCTCATGGTTCGAGATCCGGCCAGTACAGCGTGTGAAAGGCGGGGCAGTCCAGAATGAGTTTTTTGCCGATCACCTTGTCCATGTCCTTGGGCGCGATGCCGGTGCCGGGACGCAACAGCACCAGGTCGTCTTGCGTGAGGACCGTTCCCGCCTTGAGCGCGCGCGTCAGGGTGATGCTTTTCCGCACCACGTCGCGCACCGGCAGTTCGGATTCGGTCGGTTGCTTGTGCTTCGACCCCAGCGCTTCTTCGATGGAACGGATGTGGTGCACCAGTTCCTTCAACTCGCCGGGTTCCAGCGACGCGGCGTGGTCGGGTCCGGGCAGGTGGCGGTCCAGCGTGAAATGTTTTTCGATGATCGTCGCGCCCAGGCTCACCGCCACCGGTGCGAGCAAAGTGCCCACAGTGTGGTCGGAATAGCCCACGGGCAGGCTCAGCTCCGCGTGCAGGGTGACCATCGCGTTCAGGTGCACGTCGCTGAATGCCGCCGGGTAGTTGGACGTGCAGTGCAGGATGGTGAGCACCTCCGCCAGCGGTTCCGGAAACCCGGCCCGGGCACGTGCACTGCGGATGGCTTCCACCGCGTCGCGCACTTCCTCCAGTGTCGCCATGCCGGTGGACAGAATGACGGGCAGGCCCTTGGATGCGACGTGTTCCAGAAACGGCAGGTTGGTGATTTCCCCCGACGGCACCTTGATCCGTTTCATGCCGAGTTCCATCAGAAAGTCCACCGATTCAGTGTCGAACGGCGTGGACATGAACTCGATCCCCCGTTTCTCGCTGTAGGTCTTCAGTTGCTGGTGCAATTGAGGAGAGAGCTCGAGTTTCTTGAGCATCTCGTACTGATTGTCCTGACCGGTCAGGTGTTTCTGGTAACCGGTGGTTTTGGCGGTTGGCGTGGCCAGCCGGTCGGCGCGAAAGGTCTGGAATTTCACGGCGTCGGCGCCGGCATCCGCCGCGGCGTCGATGAGCTGGAAGGCCAGCCGTTCTTCTCCGTTGTGGTTGACTCCCGCCTCGGCGATGATGAAACACTGCGATTTTTCTACCATACCGTCCACCCGCCGTCGACCACCAGGTTCTGCCCCGTCATGTACGACGACGCATCCGAAGCGAGAAACAGCACGGCGCCGCACATCTCGTCGGGTTCCGCCATGCGTCCCATCGGTACTTTCTGACTGTAGCGCTGGACGAAGGTGTCGTTCTGTCCGCTGAACACGCCGCCGGGGGTGACCGCGTTCACGCGCACGCCTGCATGACCCCAGTACGCGGCGAGGTATTGGGTCAGGCCCCACACCGCGGCTTTGCTGGTGCTGTACACCGCCGGGGTGTTGATGGCGCGGCCTTCGTATTCCGATCCCTCATAAATGCGCTGGTCCGGCGCGCTGATGCCGTATATGGAAAGCGTGTTGATGATACTGCCCCGTCCGCGTTCGGCCATGGCGGAGCCGAACACCTGGCACCCCAGCATGACGCCGGTGGTGTTGACTTCCATTACCTGGTTCCAGTCTTCCAGTGGAAACGTCTCGAACGGTTCAAAGAAGTTGGGACTCTTGAACGCGGCGTTGTTGATGAGGACGTCCACGAGGCCGAACTCCGCTTCAATTTTGTGATTGAGCGACACCAGCGCGTCCTTGTGGGTGATGTCTGCGGAATACGCGCGGACGGCGTCCGGGTGTGCGGCATTGACGGTGTCGGCCACGGCACTCGCTTTGTCGCCGTCGCGGTCCACCACCGCAACGCGCGCCCCCCGTGCGGCCAGGGCCAGCGAAAACCGGCTTCCCAGAATGCCTGCGCCTCCGGTCAACAGAACCGTCTTGCCGCTCAATGAAAAATTCGGGTCAGCGTGCTTCACGTTTTTCCTGCATCAAAAATTCAACCAGTTTGAGATCGATGGGAGAGTCGATGTCGATCGACCGCTCGCGCGGCATGACGTGCAAGCGTGCGCGGCCCTCCCACAGGCCTTTGGACAGCGTGTGCCGGTGCCAGACGTAAATCGACGCGTTCATGGCATACACCTTCGGTGCGGTCTGCCGCGTTACCAATGCGCCGTCGTGCGCCTTCACCAATTTATAATAACCGTCCGGTTGTTGTTCGACCATATTGAAGTAGGGGTTTTTTTCCGCTTCGTAGCCGGTGATGACGACATCGGTGTTCTCGTCGAGCAGGCGGAGGCAGGCTTCGATGTCCGCCACCTCGCGCAGGGGCGAGGTGGGATCGAGATCGACAATTGTGCTCACGTCCACGCCCAGTCGGGTGACGCCGTCCACCAGGTGCTGGATGACGGGGATCTTGGCGGCAGAGTCGGTGGCGAGTTCCGCTGGACGCGGAAACGGCACTTCTGCCCCGGCCTGGCGCGCCACCTCGGCGATCTCTTCATCCTCCGTGGAGACGAAAACGCGGTCGATCAGCGGGCACGTCCGCGCCTGCTCTATGGTATAGGCGATGAGCGGTTTGCCGAGGATGGGGAGAACGTTTTTGCGCGGCACGCCCTTGGAGCCGCCGCGGGCGCATATGGTGGCGATGGTGGTCATAGCACGCTCCCCAGCCTGGCCCGCAGTGCGAGTTCGGTGGTTTTCAAGCCATCGGCGATGTCGAGGCAGGTCGGGTGCAGGGTCTCGACGCACTCAATGAAATGGCGCATCGCGGACTTGTAGGACTGCGCCATGGTGAACCCCGCCTCACCGCAATCGATGACCTCTGTTTCGCGCGCGCCGATCTTTTTGAGCGACCGATCGGCCAGGTCCCACACCAGCGTGGCGCGGTCGCCCACCAGCTCGTACCGGCGCACGGGACGGCGCGATACGTAATCCATGTTGATCGTCACCAGCGGCGGCCCCTCTTTCTTTCTGAGCAGGACCGTGGCGGTGTCCTCCGCATCGATGTCGAGCATGCTGAACTTGCCGGAGTGGCCGGTGACGTGTTCGAACTCGCCGAACCACCAGCGCACCAAATCGAATTCGTGAATGAGGTCGAAGATCACGCCGCCGCCGAGATCGCTCCGCGCGCTGTAGCTTTGCCGGTAGTCCTGCGTCTTGCGCCAGTCCGGGAGCCACTGTCCGACGGTCAACTGCGCGCGCACCACGGTGCCGAGCGAGCCTTCCTTCAGAATTTTGCGGATGCGTGCGATCGATTCCAGAAACCGCAGGTTGCACCCGACCAGCGTCGGGCCGCTGAATTTGTTTTCCTTGAGCAGGCGGCGCAGGGCATCGACATCGGTCTGCCGCGTCACGGCGGGTTTTTCCAGGTAGAACGGAATCGCCGCCTCAATCAACGGAGTGATGGCGTCCATGTGCAGGCCGGAGGGCGTGGACACCACGGCGAAGTCGGGGCGCGGATTCAGTGTTTCGTAAAAATTGGTGACAACTTCCGCCCGGCAGGCCTCGGCGAGTGGGTCGCGCGCAGCTTCGCGGCGCAGGAATACAAACTCCGTTTCGGGATGCAGTTCACGAATGTTTTCCACGTGCCGGGCGCCGATGGACCCGGTGCCGATGATCAGGGCTCGCATGCTCTTATCACTCAAATAACGCGGTGTGCGGGTTTGAATGCCCAAATATTAAGGATAACCGGAAACGATGGAAAGGCAATGGAGAAGAGAAAACAGCGGAGTCGAAAGGCATTTGGATATCAGGAATTGCCGCGGTTCAAAATGGATGCGATGACACCGAGAATGTTTTCCGTGGCGCGGCCGAAATGGGGGAGCGACACAGCAGGCTTCCATTGTTCTTTCAGGACTTCCGTCAATACGGTTTCCAGGTCATCCAGGTTTTCCACGCCGCGCGCAAGACCCAGTTTGGAAAATGGCGCGTCTTCCGCGTACACGGAAAAATCGAGCGTGATGAACGGAACGCCCAACAGCATGCCCTTGACCCCGACGGTGGAAGTGAACGAGACCACGGCGTCGCAGGCTTTCAGCAGGACGTTGAGGTCGTCGGCCAAGGGACTGAACTCGGCGCGGTCCGGCAGGGCATCGACGGGACGTGTTTCGCTGGGATGCAGGCGCAGGACCAACTGCCAGTCGGGGTGGCGCTCAAGCAGTTCGAACAGCCGGGCATCGACCTTGCGCGGCAGATCGGAGTCGCCGGCCTTTCCCGTGCGCGGATGTACGGCGGGCAGAAACTGCGAGGCCCACAGAATGACTTTGCGGTCGCCCCAGCCTTTTTGCCGGCGAAGCGCCTGCGCCTGTGGCGCGAGATCTTCCTGGGCGAGGAAGTCGTATGCCGGGTTGCCGGTGACCAGGATGTCGTCCGCATTGCGGCCTTTCCCCACCAGGAAGTCTTTGATCGAATCCAGCCACACGCAGATTTTGGTGGCGTAATCGTTTTCACGAATCCATTCGTATTCGATGAGCGCGAACGAATCGACAATGCACACCGAGGGGATGTTCATTTTCGACGCCGTCATCAGCGCTGCCCGCTCGGCGCGCGGCGAGTTGGTGGCGACGACGAAGTCGGGTTGCATCTCTTCATACAACCGCTTGAATACGGTTGTGGGTAAAAAGGCGCGGCGATTTTTTTCTTCGTACAAACGCGCCGCCTCCGCCTCGCCATGTTTTTCGATCAGGTCCTGGTATGAGAGGCCGAGGTAGGCGACGGTCTCCGCGTGCGGCACGGCGGGGTTGGAGAGGCCTTCGGCCAGACGTTCACCGATTTCCAGCGCGCGCCGGTCGTCTTCGCGCACGAGGTCGCGGAAACCGATGTGCGGGATGCCCTCGCGCTCCAGAACGGTTCCGGCGGTGGTGAGGCCCAGCACGGTGACGTCGTACTCCGGATTCGCACGGAGCGCGTGGGCGACAGGCACGATCATGTTCACGTGGCCGCCGCCGTAGGCGACGCAAAGGATTTTCTTTTTAGCAGGCATGGTGGTGGATCAGCGGAAGTGTTTGGCTTTGACATCCGTGGTGACCGGACGCATCTCGTTGTGGGGATGCTTGCCGAAGACGATACGGCCGCTTTCGACTTTTGTTTTGTAGATGGAAGCGCCGGCGGCGACCGCGCAGTTGCCGCCGATGTCGCAGGCGCCGATCACCGAGGCCCCGGCGTACAGCGCCACGCCCTCGCCCAGCCGCGGGTAGGCGCCGTCGAAGTTGTCGCCTACGGTGCAGTTCTGCGAGACGAAGAAATAGTTGCCGTACTCCGCCCGGCCCAGCACCGTGCCCAACGGATGCATGAACAGGAACACGTCGGGAAGCTGGACCGTAAAAAAACAGTCGATGCCGTTGAGGGCCTTGTTCAAATAAAAAATCTTTTCGCAGAGTGCCGGGTCGCCTTCATTTTCATGCAGGAGGCGCGACAGGGTGTACAGGTACATGGCGTACTGGTCGGAGTTCAGGTGATTGAACCGGGGATTGCCGTCCTTGTGGAAATGGGGGTTGCGCACGCGCGCGAAGCAATGCTCCAGCCGTTCGAGCGACTGGTCGAACGCCTTCTGCACCTCATCCGGCAGGGCGGGATGCGGGTCGGGAAAGAAATGATTCAACTGGTCGACGGTGAACTGAAGCAGTTCCGGCCGGGTTAAGGACAGGTCCATCGGGGTCACCCGAAGAATCGAAGCAATAGGTTCATCGGCGCGCGGGCCTCACCGGAAGCCGCGCACGGTGCTGAAGGTTCTGGAATGATCCGAGGAGAACGGAGTGAATGCAAACCGGTGTCCCCCTTTTTCCAAGAACAGCATGTATTCGTAAAACGGTTGTTCCGTTTCGGTGGCGAAGCGGCCCTGCCCGAAATCGCCGCGGCGCGGGAAGTAATACGCCGATAACAGCGTGTGTGATTGCGCCGCGATCTGTTCCAGCATGGCCGGGACGTCGGTGAAGAAATTGGGATGCTGTTTGCGCCGTGCTCCGGCTTCCGCATCCAGCG
Protein-coding regions in this window:
- the neuB gene encoding N-acetylneuraminate synthase, which gives rise to MVEKSQCFIIAEAGVNHNGEERLAFQLIDAAADAGADAVKFQTFRADRLATPTAKTTGYQKHLTGQDNQYEMLKKLELSPQLHQQLKTYSEKRGIEFMSTPFDTESVDFLMELGMKRIKVPSGEITNLPFLEHVASKGLPVILSTGMATLEEVRDAVEAIRSARARAGFPEPLAEVLTILHCTSNYPAAFSDVHLNAMVTLHAELSLPVGYSDHTVGTLLAPVAVSLGATIIEKHFTLDRHLPGPDHAASLEPGELKELVHHIRSIEEALGSKHKQPTESELPVRDVVRKSITLTRALKAGTVLTQDDLVLLRPGTGIAPKDMDKVIGKKLILDCPAFHTLYWPDLEP
- a CDS encoding SDR family oxidoreductase, which produces MKHADPNFSLSGKTVLLTGGAGILGSRFSLALAARGARVAVVDRDGDKASAVADTVNAAHPDAVRAYSADITHKDALVSLNHKIEAEFGLVDVLINNAAFKSPNFFEPFETFPLEDWNQVMEVNTTGVMLGCQVFGSAMAERGRGSIINTLSIYGISAPDQRIYEGSEYEGRAINTPAVYSTSKAAVWGLTQYLAAYWGHAGVRVNAVTPGGVFSGQNDTFVQRYSQKVPMGRMAEPDEMCGAVLFLASDASSYMTGQNLVVDGGWTVW
- a CDS encoding acylneuraminate cytidylyltransferase family protein, producing MTTIATICARGGSKGVPRKNVLPILGKPLIAYTIEQARTCPLIDRVFVSTEDEEIAEVARQAGAEVPFPRPAELATDSAAKIPVIQHLVDGVTRLGVDVSTIVDLDPTSPLREVADIEACLRLLDENTDVVITGYEAEKNPYFNMVEQQPDGYYKLVKAHDGALVTRQTAPKVYAMNASIYVWHRHTLSKGLWEGRARLHVMPRERSIDIDSPIDLKLVEFLMQEKREAR
- a CDS encoding Gfo/Idh/MocA family protein, with the translated sequence MRALIIGTGSIGARHVENIRELHPETEFVFLRREAARDPLAEACRAEVVTNFYETLNPRPDFAVVSTPSGLHMDAITPLIEAAIPFYLEKPAVTRQTDVDALRRLLKENKFSGPTLVGCNLRFLESIARIRKILKEGSLGTVVRAQLTVGQWLPDWRKTQDYRQSYSARSDLGGGVIFDLIHEFDLVRWWFGEFEHVTGHSGKFSMLDIDAEDTATVLLRKKEGPPLVTINMDYVSRRPVRRYELVGDRATLVWDLADRSLKKIGARETEVIDCGEAGFTMAQSYKSAMRHFIECVETLHPTCLDIADGLKTTELALRARLGSVL